Within Hypomesus transpacificus isolate Combined female unplaced genomic scaffold, fHypTra1 scaffold_155, whole genome shotgun sequence, the genomic segment tattgttaatgccatcattgtggtgttaactgacataaGGTTGCAGaacaatattgtggttatcaaacatgatttattcacctttgtctttgctccagaagaaCATGTCAACACTCTTTAAGGACGCCTTCACATGCCACAATATCACttattatattaggctataattacgtttgtcatgccctGACCATAACGTTCATTACAAAATTGCAAAAATCAGCTTTACAATAATGGAAATAAACTCTATAACAAcagtcatgtatgtgtgcaaccatttgtaaaactggCTACACAGGcaactagtgatgtgtcgttcgtgaacgattcgttcattttgaacgaatccttataaggactcgggagtaacgagtcctctcaacgagtgattcgttcatttcccgactcggtctttctacgagtctttggatcatttttcacgtgacctgcataggctctgtagctagaggaaacgaacgattcgttcctttcccgactcggtctttctacgagtctttggatcatttttcacgtgacctgcataggctctgtagctagaggaaacaaacgattcgttcctttcccgactcggtctttctacgagtctttggatcatttttcacgtgacctgcataggctctgtagctagaggaaacgaatgattagttccttccccgactcggtctttctacgagtctttggatccttttttcacgtgacccgcattgtattttttagtagaggaaacagtttccttattccctttcgcgtggccgctgttttagtaagacgtgaatgaatgatattcgctcaagtcatcatactgactggttttgttattttcactttacatttacacttacagtttagtgcagtgtaattgtttgacgtgataattaaatgctagtgtgataatacatgaccaaatcatacaacctcatgatacattattttaatgcaggaatttattttgaaatagtatttgctggtgcacatgtcatgcactaacctacagtggacgtataggggctatacgtcctttgcagtggacgtatagcccccaaccccccccccccccccctgaaatgaacaaatgactcgaaaaaagatttgttcattttactgaacgagattcaaagaaccgaatcagcaaaaagaaccgaacttcccatcactacaggCAACTGTAGCTGatcaagccatttctccttgTACTCATTCAGCTTCAGGTAAATCAGTGATCGGctaatgttcccttttgtgctcatGCCCTGTGAATATGGAGTTAGCCTGCGAGCACagttccaggcaacttttcttgacgtaagcaaataaatggagTGCTAAtttacccattttggattgGTTTTAAACTTTATAATAAAATGATTCTATgtaaaagctagtagtatgagccaggttcgagaaaaGAACAACAATTATTGAAGAGATGAACGATTTTGGAAAATAAGCCAATTGCGATTATTTTGACAAATATTGCAATTGCGATTCAATATGCGATTATTGTATGatttattattaataaatatataccgtatttctttgagtaaacgccgcaccaaaaatgaacgttgtgtaataaacggcgccctcgaataaacgctgcattATAAaaatctgatttttttttttttattggttaaATTCAACCCCATGATTTATTATTTGTGGGACAAATAAAGGATTCTTATTTTATTACTGCTACTTATTTCAcatgattaatcgcgattaatcacaattaatcgcatactatttaatctgttaaaattTTACTCcaataaatgaaaaaaacaaaaaaacattaacgGTGTACTTAAAAACTTTAAATACGCCTAACTGGGTGATAATGTCTATATAaaaagttcagatggaacatgACTTAAATTGTGAAGGAGTTtaattcactcacaaactatactgctgtagctATAATGAACATCCACAACATTTTACTtctggaaaataaaatacatttaagacatgttgtctcatagtcTACTatgatatcctgctccataatattcaaatctcactcaaacatacttcagatacttaagcaaccacagattgaccttaatattaaacaagacagtttgttttttgttgaacccagtcagctgctcgcttcttttgcgagtgttgtctgccatttgttacaggagcaaacgctgctgctgctactgctacagTGCTAACACTGCtgttgctagctgtgtgctttacTTGCATccgatagtttaggctggaagtactccggtgataactaacCTCAGCCTGACAaccagtacacacagccttagttttgtcaaccgagccgtctcgcAACTTCTTGAAATAGAACTTaccatctaaaagccctctctccttcattcaGCGACCGTCGGTAGTCGAACTCATGTGACAACAGGttattcccagggtcaaaaagaaacctgcgttaacgccactttttttttttttcgtcagAAATATTTTGAACTCAAGCATCTAATGGTTAAATCTTATCAGTGGTTAAATCTGATCCAGTCAGTAGCCTAAAAGAAACAGTATGGCACTGACAGCCATAGTGATCCTACTGTTTGTGTATCACCGAGGGGCATCTTTCGTGATGAACGCTGTTACTGCTTGAGTAATTTTGTACATGAATATTAAGTTAGGCTTTGAAACATTTTGATCAGTGATCATGTTGGATGTTATTCGGCTTATTTGACATTTATTTcgtgtttttttgggggtcgTATTAGGTCGGTGTTGTTGCCCCGTGAGGTAGCAGCGTTAACCAGGCAGGTTTTGCACAATACTTGACACTGTGCAGGATCTTTTTGAAAGACAAAATTGGCAAagtgtctgtagtgtcaggtTCTGTCGAGCTTGAGGCCATCGTACAGGTCAAGGTAAAGTGTAACGTGCAAAGTTGGTCCTGCAAACTGCGTTACTCTAGCGTGTCATGTGATCTAAGTAAAATCTCAGCGTGTGATTTCAAAATCTTGTTTTGTCACATCGCGAATTTATCGCAAAATttgtcaccaagaacgccaaatcTGTTTGGCTTCCTGAACAGCGGTGGAATTCAGTTTTTCCCACCCGTGTCGCATACAGTGTTACAGTGAGCTATACTGGTTAAAATtaaatttaataataataatttcaccAATGAATCGTTTACGCAAAATGTTTGTCCTCCATAATGTACCATTTTGCTAACCTGGACTGGAGAGAAGCCGGCTGTTACATTTTGCTTCTAGTAAGTAAGTTACCAGTAAGTAACTTGTACAGCTGAGCCAACTGGACGTAAATTTAAAAAACCTAAATTATGACAAGCAACGTAATCGGGAACAAGATGCACATTTTGAAACCAACATTGTCTATGAAGTGCAAAAATTGAGGGACGCATTAGGGTGAGAAATTAatcataataaatatatatatatatatataaatgactaaatgtaatgtaatatatgagagagaatataggttgtgccttgccaaaggagaGCACACACAATTAACCTTAACTACTATATTTGTTTATTAACACAGGTGCTTGATTTTAAACATCTTCAGAATCTTAATGTCAGGGTTGTCAAATGTTCGTGGGTGAGCTGTATTTTTGAGAGTGCGCAGAGGAGGCTGTAGATTAAATGGCCAACTCACCTCTTTGCGAAATATGTGCAGGACTAGCGTCAGAGTCACCTCCGTCAGCACCAGGAGCAAGAGGATGACAAAGAACTATGAGTAAAAAGTGCAAAAGAAAGGGGAATGAAAGAATATGGGTTGGGAAATACATTTAATTGTATCCAAACTAAACTCTCAGTAATATGCTATTTTGGGAAGTCATCTTTTTTTTATCCACATACTGACTTCTTACCGTCATCAATAGACAGCGTTGCTCTTTCAGGGCACCAAGGCAACCCAGGAAGCCTGTTACCATAGTGACGCCCCCGGCAACCAGTAATAGATTGGCagcggagagggaggggaaggacacTGGCAGGGAGGAGAACTCCGCCTGGGTGAAGGAGAGCCACACCCCTACGCCAAACAAACCACACCCTCCTAGCTGGGAATGGAGACAGATGGCGTGTTCGACATtggctgcggctgcatgaaacgaccagtGAGAGTTGCCGTTTGCAGTCGGGGAACAGTTGAAAAACGGCTTTGTAAAGACTGACATTGctgcttctcgtggtttgctgcgttgacatcaGTCATGGCTGATCAagtgctgtttgcttactttatcgCTGACGGACTGCATGGTCGCTAATTTAATTGTTTTCGCTTTCGGACTTGCACGAACCAGTGCACGGAAAtttcattttatgtattgggctatgtGAAACTCTCTTAAATCTGCAGATCGATAATAGGCCTACAACTAGAACTCAAAACTAAACTTAGTCTTTTCGTTAGTAAAGAGGCGGACTAAAAAACGTTCTTCAACAACTTAGGCTATTGCAGTCTGTCAATAAAGACAAATATTCAATTCAATTgtacagtttggtccggatttgagcattggcgaaactgaagatTTCATAATAAATACATAGCACACGTCAAAGTTCCCGTGTCTGGCCAGTCAGGAAATAGCTGTGTTgtcattagaacccgtgcagttgctctcgAGAAAATTTGCTCGGCctcacagccggcagttcttgagttgatctcacGGTAATTTGATGGcatacgtcacagtgacctagccttggTGCCGTCTCAAGaaggacaaaaagtctaaccagaattcactgtttcaagtcagccagctgcaggcggctgtcggcgctgcatgaagtcgagcACACCAACTGATATAAATTTACCTATAAAAAATCTGCAGAAGTGGCAACAATATAAGAAAGTAGTTGCTGTTCAATGACAATGGCTCAATGACAGTACTTGAAATAGTTGGAGAGTAATCAAGCATCTCTGGAGGTTCACCCACTTGTTATGTGATACAATCTACTCTGAGCTCAAATCTGAGTGCATAATCAAGTGCTACTTCACCTGCAATACTTTACATATTTGGCAAAAGTCAACCATGGAACTGATTTCCATTCTTATCAGCAGGTTTCCTACACTTTCCAACAAGCAGATATCCAGTTATTGGAGTCTTGTTTCAGTCCTTGTGGAGTTGCAATGATCATGAGAACGGTGAGGAATTAGCCCAGAACTACACGGGAGGATCTTGTCAATGATCTCAGGGCAGCTCGGACCAAGAAAACAATTGGTAACACACTACGCCGTGAAGGACTGAAATCTTGCAGCGCCTGCAAAGTCCCCCTGCTCAATAAAGCACATGTACAGGGCCTGTCTAAAGTTTTCCAATGAACATCTGAATGATTCAGAAAAGAactgggtggtgttgtggtcagATGAGACCAAAATCGAGAACTTTGGCATCATCTCAACTCGCcgtgtttggaggaggaggaatgctgcCTATGACCCCAagaacaccatccccaccgtcaaACACAGAGATGGAAACAATGCTTTGGGGTTGTTTTTCTGCTAAGGGGACCGGACAACTTCACTGCATAAAAGGGACGATGGACGGGGCCATATACCGTCGAATCTTGGGTGAgaacctccttccctcagccAGGACATGGAAAATGGGTCGTTGATGGTTAT encodes:
- the tspan4b gene encoding tetraspanin-4 isoform X1, with translation MSVFTKPFFNCSPTANGNSHWSFHAAAANVEHAICLHSQLGGCGLFGVGVWLSFTQAEFSSLPVSFPSLSAANLLLVAGGVTMVTGFLGCLGALKEQRCLLMTFFVILLLLVLTEVTLTLVLHIFRKELDTHAQDELKKGMFDEGLRKSWDNVQKMFKCCGVTNKTDWYLVTNGTLPSSCCSVRTEQCDDGWSEPCYQKARQWLLDNIPSVLMFGVCISIIQILALVFSLLMYCQIMRAEKYLD